Below is a window of Perca flavescens isolate YP-PL-M2 chromosome 12, PFLA_1.0, whole genome shotgun sequence DNA.
CGCTGTCCGACTTGGCGTCCTTGGACCCGGCGTGGTTGTACAGTCCCTGTGCCATGAGATGCAGCGCCAGAGCGTTTTTATTCCCGGTGGCTTTCTTGATTTTGGCCCGTTTGTTCTGAAACCAGATTTTGATCTGAGACTCGTTAAGGCCAAGTTCCCCGGCCAGGCTCTGCCGCCGCTGCTCGGTCAGGTACCGGTTGTTCTGGAACTCCGTTTTTAACCGATGGAGCTGCTCCGCGGTGAAGGCCGTCCGGGGCCGCTTGTCCTCTTTACTCGGGGTCGGTTCCTTCTTTGGTTTGCGGGATCTGGGCCCTTGGGGGGGGAGACAAAAATATGATAGCCAGTGGTTAGTGTCAGTTTGAGCTTTCTCACATTTTAAAATCACAGGTATAGGGGGCTATCAGTgttgtagtctaatgtattgtatgtatatattggCTTATATACATGGGACAGAATCTTTGgggaaggggggtggggggcataTGGTCAGACCCGGGTGTCCTCCCCTagggaagttttgagcgtcAACAACTTCACTGTCTGCATTTGGATACACTTTTACGCACAAATTTACGAATTTATTGAACATATGCGAAGAAAAAGAACATTAGATgataattcaaaatatatcaaaaaatataatggtaagtatgttgttgcgtgtgaTTGGGCACTTTTAAGTGGGTAGGCCTGTATGGAAATcgtggagctttcttagtgggtatactgcgtatacctgcatGCGTATCATACAGCATTGGGGCCTATAAAAGTGGGTCCCGCAATCACAGGTAGGAGAGTGCTATATGGAAACATGGTTCCTTTTAGTCAACAGAAAGCTGGTGCCTCTATTTATAGATTTAACCTATACGTTTGTGCCAAAATGTAGAAAGGTTTAAGGGGTTTCGTGCGTCAGGCTCATACAGACTGTATACAATATGGGTCAGGCTATTACAGGATTCTGAAAACATCTGATCACGTTTTAGCTTCATGGGgaatattttagattatttagCGTGACTGTCAGGTATAGGCTAAAGGATAACATGGCGCTACATAAGCTCCTTCCATTGAATAACAAGTTAAATTAGCTCCATTAGCACTATCTTCCCTTTAATAGAAACATAGAGGCTAAATGTTGATCTTGGAGTCATAATGGCTGTAGAACCGCTGAGGTCTGGTGGTTTTCAGAGGtccttctgctgctttcaggagTCTTTGGGgtcaattaatattttagtatAATTTaactagattatttttttttcccagtgagTGTATACGAATTTAAATTATAGTCAAGGGTTTTTCCTTCTCAGTGTGATTATTCAGTAGAATTATGAACCAATCTCATGAGCTAAATTAACTGATTTGCCTTAATCAAAATTGAGTAAATCTGCCTCGTGACGTCTTTTATGATATTGCCTActtttatatcatttttttgCTGCATTTGTAATTAAGCACCTATTAGGGTTAAATAGCCTATTTGATTAGGTCAATCTGAAAGGAACTATTCTGAGATATGGGCAACTTTTCTCGACAGAATGTGTATTGCCAAACACAGCTGTAGGAAATGAAATGGAGGATATCAGGCTACTCCTGAGCAACAAGCCACCAGGCTGCATGGTGGCTGGatggagaagggggggggggcagatgGGGGTGGGGTTAGGATGTGATGGAGGATGGGGAGTTAGGCGCCTCTTTCCCTCCCTGTTACCATAGGAACTCcattttttaaaaagtagttcccttaaaaaaaaaagaaaaagaaaagaaaaagagagagataacCCCTTTTGTTTTCTATTATAGCCTAATACGCAAACGTCTCTATGATGTCAAAGGGCAAATACATGGGAACGAATGGGAAAAAATCGATTTCAGCTTTGGTATGAGAACATAGCAGGCCCCTAAATTTAATGGTGACGTCCAACAGTTACAAGAGGTGTTCAGGAGCTTATTAAACTAAAGCACTGCGGTTTGGATTGACAACAATGCGCTACATCTTTACACTATTTACTATTTACACCTTCTAACATTTGATATCATCTTATAGCCTATGAGTGAACGATTCTGACTCATTTCCCCCAAAGTTCCGGTCTGTTTTATGAGGTTTAATAATGCGGGAGTAGCTGCAGCCTCCCTGACCTCTCTGAAGGCCCTTTGTGGTCATTTCCATAAGCTCGGGCCTGGACCTCGATGGaaacttttttgtgtgtgtgtgagtgtgtgtgtgtgtgtgtgtgtgtgttccatacaacaataaaacacaacatttcgGACTGTTTACGCTCTTCCAAACGCTATAGCTTTCCTCAGATCGCAACGTATTTTTTTCCTTTCGTTTccacctgctgtgtgtgtgtgtgtgtgtgtgtgtgtgtgtgtgtgtgtgtgtgtgtgtgtgtgtgtgttttagcaaCATTATTTATGGCGAACGCGTTTCCAAAGGAAAAGTCCAAGTGCACCATGTGTCCATAGAGTTTATAGAGCCTAAACTTTGtcactttattaataaaaatgaatcaCGAATGTGGGTATTTCAAATGCTGGGAGAGAGCAGCACAGTTCAAACAGAAGCGATATGCGGCGAATGGAATGAAAAGCCTATAATGCAAAAAATGCTTCAAATCCGATCATTTCATAACATGTTCAGAACACGGAAATGTTGTCAAAAATGACTTCTTAATATTTCGTTGTCGGGGTGAAAAAGCTTTCAAGTTTAGTTCAGCATTTCAACATCGaatccttcttcttttttttgggacACACGGTCCTCACTTTTAGACCCCCATTGTCAAAAAAATATGCTAATGGTACATCAACAAAGAAGACTGAGGAACAATGGCGTTAAACTTGGTTTTACTTCACTTCTCCACGTTTGTAACTCTACTTTCGACTCGTGTAGTAATTCGAACTTTATTTTTCGGGTCACTTTTCGACACCATCGTGTCCTCTCGTGCACTTCGATCGTTATtttaaagcccccaaaaatccAGATCGAATCCCATCCCCGAAACAACTCAAATTACTTTCTGTTTTTGCGTTTGaaatagttagttagttagtaggTCTTGGTCTATTATAGGAATGTTAGTCCTAGTACTATTTTAAACACAGGCCTATTGAGAGTATGAAATAATTAAGATAATATTAGTTGTGATGGTGCAATAACTGGTTTGTCAATTGTTACAAGTGATATGTCTATTAAGCAGGGTTGGGGGTCGCACAGctcagatacaaaaaaaaatgtcactcttttttttttttttttttttttttttcaaagaattGGCCTCCACAGCTTTTAAACTTGAAAATGATGCAATCGgagcttttttctctctctaaatGAAGAGGATGTTTTCTGTAATTCTGCCCTTCTTTTAAACAGACTCAGGAATTCAGTAAGCTGTCTAACCCGTGGTTTATTTCTTCAgcctatttatttctttatggtTCTTTCAATTAGCCTATAACGAAAAGTGGCCGAGCAATATTTTCCCACCAACCTGCTGACGGACGGTCCGAGTAGCGGGTGCAGTAAACCCAGGCCGGCCACAGCATCGGCGGCTTGGACGCAGGGGCCGAGCCGGCCTCGGGGCTGCGGCACCGGTCCCCGCCGCCCCCCCGAGCCTTCCCAGCCGCATCGCCGGCTCTCAGGTCCGGCCTCTTGGCCTCAGTGTCCGGATGCTGGTCGTCGGATGCTCCCGtgtcctcatcctcctcttgttgttcttcttcttcttcctcctcgcCTCCTGCTCCACCCTGCTGCGGGTTGCCAGTTTTGGAAGACTTTGTCCCTGTCAGCTCCTCTGTGCGTATGATCACTcccagacccagacccagacGGTCTCCCTCCCGGACCGGAGTCCCGTGCTTCCTCTTTCGGCCAAAGTCCGGTCTCAAAATGTTGTCGATGTAAAAGTTTGTGATCCTGTGGGACTGCTGGTTGCCAGGTGGCTGGAGG
It encodes the following:
- the LOC114565756 gene encoding homeobox protein engrailed-2b, which produces MEENARRDPERAQDSGEESNRAILPLLQPPGNQQSHRITNFYIDNILRPDFGRKRKHGTPVREGDRLGLGLGVIIRTEELTGTKSSKTGNPQQGGAGGEEEEEEEQQEEDEDTGASDDQHPDTEAKRPDLRAGDAAGKARGGGGDRCRSPEAGSAPASKPPMLWPAWVYCTRYSDRPSAGPRSRKPKKEPTPSKEDKRPRTAFTAEQLHRLKTEFQNNRYLTEQRRQSLAGELGLNESQIKIWFQNKRAKIKKATGNKNALALHLMAQGLYNHAGSKDAKSDSD